From the genome of Mercenaria mercenaria strain notata unplaced genomic scaffold, MADL_Memer_1 contig_4843, whole genome shotgun sequence:
TTCGAAAATCCTTTTATTTTCAGGTTGTCATATTCGCAGGTTCAATTTCACCGTTGGTGTTTAATTTTGACCTGAAACTATTGGATTTGTGACTCAGTCTGgcattattttgtttggttggattctatgctttcaaaggatcttcttacagattaaTTTATTTAGAACAGTGTGGTCTGCGTTTACCCCTGATTGACTTTAACTATGGCTTACCTGTCCCAACTGCGAGCATTCTAATTAAGCAATCAGCTCATCTGAAATTACAAATGAAATACTGCTTTAAGCAAGCAATGCAAAGATCAGTACAATAGGGGTATTATAATGGTAGCTTTATTCGGTTAGAGCTGATTTTTACCAGGTCGGATCTCACGAAGCGCAGAAGTATCGAGTGTGATCTAAGCTAGCAATTTCTACGAGATCCGAGTACAAAATCCCAGATTAAACTTCTATTATGATAACCCTTTTATTAGTTACCTCCACCTTTtcgtttctttttgttgttgtgtgTTGTTAGCGGACGAATTCTTCCTTGTTTATCAAAGTGAATTTGACCATGTGTAGCTGCTTTGTGTGCGCTAAATATAGAACTTTGTCAGATAATGCATCTTAAATGAAAGTAGCCCGgcaacatacaaaataaaaaaacaagaaactttcTTCCTGTTCATATTCTTTCTGAAAAGCAAGCCAATTTTCTTTGAcagaatgtatacatttttaaaatgaatttatttatatgAGTAAAGAATTGCCTTAAGTTGTTCATCAGAGACTCAAAGCTCAAGGGTAGAACgaatatgttttaattatattttgtttgagaACATATACTTGTAAGGTCATGCTGTAAGACATGCTATCTTACGTAAAATTCCATaaacttaaagccctgctcccgtcctaccttttaaccttgaattgtcactgaaaaagcatgaaaatcctgactatgaacagtgacgcctgtcaaaatatagtatattttataaaaaaatctgtatgaaatacctgtggttttgcgtgcttaagtgtggcacgtggccgtttaCTTTTACCTATTTTAtgcatgggttgcatacacacaaaagtatttgaatagccgcggagcaggccTTTAAGAAGAAATGCGTTATCACGTGTGCGTATTCGTCAGTGAACACCgacagtgaaaataaaagtaaaattaatgtCACACAATTCGTAACGATGCTTGCTTTTACCTTCTACGCATAAAAAGGTAAGAAGAATTTGATATAGGTGTTTTGGTCAAAAAGTGTAAAAATACTTAATCGGCAAACTTGTCTAAAAACATATACACGAGCAAATATGGAcaataatatctttttttttttgttggatttaacgtcgcactgacacatgataggttatatggcgactttatATTATcttatagcattttacataatttaacCTGTCTCTTATATACAATGGTTAGTTATTAGGgtgacatttaaatttttttttatcaattcggATAAACAAATGGTGCTAAAATCTGAAAGAAAGTAAGTTGAATCTTGTTCGAGGTTCAAAACCGTTCATTTACAAAAAGTCTACGTAATTTCTGGGACACCACTTTTACATGGTTAAGTTATCTTTTTATTGAACCATTTTCAAACAGTATATTTAATGTGAAATTAAGATAAACTAAATTTGCCGCATCAATGACATACATTTTACATGCCAAACATGACGATCTCAACATGATTTAACGACGTATCTCATGAACTGGTGAAGAAGACCTTCaaagttttcataaattgaagGTACAAGTGTTAACTTTGTGCTTTATTCTATTACTTAAATTTTGATTGTTTATCATCATTGCAGCTTTTATGAAGACATGTCCATGTAACTGATATCCTATTCCATATGTTTTAGTGGAGTAAAAAAGATTTGCAAGGAAGCTATTTCTTAAACTACATTGTCAGTTTACGTAATTGAACGTATATTAACAAGAAGGGTGTATAATAAAGATAAACgctaataaaaaacatttttaccatCTATGTTCGTTACATTCCTTGTCACCTTTAAAGCTCAAAGACTATGTACCTCAAGTAGATGGCTCTTTAAAGTTTTACACGATTCAAATTCTAAAGCTTCCATCTGCCTTGAAATAGATCGGTTGATGCAATCATTCCCAACTGCGACCTGATTTTCTCCTTTCTTCATATCCACAAATGACTGAGCTTCAGTTTTATATGTTGAGTGCTTGAGCTTGTCAAGGCCTTTGTCTGCATCTTCTAGAATATGTCCTATGTTCTTGCTGCAGGCGTTTATGCCTTCaaagatatttttgtacttttccTGTACCTCTTTAATTGATGCCTTCGCCAACTCTTCCACTTTTCTGATCAGGTCTTTCTTATACTTTTCTATTTCATCAAGTATACTATCACGTTGATTACTCAACTGTTCCATATCATCCCGCATTTTGGACTTTAAA
Proteins encoded in this window:
- the LOC123539488 gene encoding uncharacterized protein LOC123539488, whose amino-acid sequence is MVCCTVCIAVKHMSCDGVYYIPNIAKDLLKRQDNYKTKTSLEKVKDALQNLKSKMRDDMEQLSNQRDSILDEIEKYKKDLIRKVEELAKASIKEVQEKYKNIFEGINACSKNIGHILEDADKGLDKLKHSTYKTEAQSFVDMKKGENQVAVGNDCINRSISRQMEALEFESCKTLKSHLLEVHSL